One genomic region from Salvia hispanica cultivar TCC Black 2014 chromosome 2, UniMelb_Shisp_WGS_1.0, whole genome shotgun sequence encodes:
- the LOC125206566 gene encoding WAT1-related protein At1g43650-like, which produces MGKLKLVSMLEENKGCLGMILVQLTYAGMAMFSKVAIDRGMNPYIFVVYRQAFATITLAPFAYFLDRKNPDYPLSYTLILKIFLSSFFGITLSSNLYSYAINYVSATFASVSINTIPALTFLVAVIFRFETCSIRTSAGIAKLVGSGLSLSGAMVFAFVKGPLVRLMKCSDSMNSKDSNEKWVQGCMLMLLANFIWASWFVMQAPLVKQYPSKFRLIMLQCFFSCTQSSIWAMAMERDIAKWRVKWDLNLFSVAYCGIVVNGISFWLQLWAVEKKGPFYAAAFTPLILIFTALFSLLLWNEMLYLGRIALFGSQQVTTAIESSKIPPSLSS; this is translated from the exons atgggGAAATTGAAGTTGGTGAGTATgttggaagaaaataaaggtTGCCTAGGAATGATATTGGTGCAGCTTACATATGCAGGCATGGCTATGTTCTCGAAAGTCGCCATTGATCGAGGAATGAACCCTTACATCTTCGTTGTTTATCGCCAGGCGTTCGCCACCATAACCTTAGCTCCATTCGCCTACTTTCTCGATAG GAAGAACCCTGATTACCCTTTGTCCTACACCCTAATCTTGAAGATTTTCTTGAGTTCTTTCTTCGG CATAACTTTGAGTTCGAATCTATACTCATATGCAATAAATTACGTCTCCGCAACATTTGCTTCCGTTAGCATCAACACAATTCCGGCTCTCACCTTTCTCGTTGCGGTTATATTTCg ATTTGAGACATGTTCGATAAGAACTTCAGCTGGAATAGCAAAATTGGTAGGCTCGGGTTTGAGTTTATCGGGAGCAATGGTGTTCGCGTTTGTAAAAGGGCCTCTAGTTAGGTTGATGAAATGCTCAGATTCAATGAATTCTAAGGATTCCAATGAAAAATGGGTGCAGGGTTGCATGCTTATGCTTCTAGCCAACTTTATTTGGGCATCATGGTTTGTCATGCag GCACCTCTAGTGAAGCAGTATCCATCGAAATTTCGACTGATAATGTTGCAGTGCTTTTTTAGCTGCACACAATCATCAATTTGGGCAATGGCTATGGAGAGGGACATAGCAAAGTGGCGAGTTAAATGGGATCTCAATCTTTTCTCTGTCGCATATTGT GGAATAGTAGTGAATGGAATAAGCTTCTGGCTGCAGCTGTGGGCTGTGGAGAAGAAAGGGCCATTTTATGCAGCTGCATTCACTCCTTTGATTCTCATCTTCACAgctctcttctctcttttattaTGGAATGAGATGCTCTATCTTGGAAg GATTGCACTGTTTGGAAGTCAGCAAGTTACTACAGCTATCGAGTCCTCTAAAATACCTCCCTCGCTCTCATCCTGA
- the LOC125203535 gene encoding WAT1-related protein At1g43650-like: MVFAFVKGPLVRLMKCSDSMNSKDSNEKWVQGCMLMLLANFIWASWFVMQAPLVKQYPSKFRLIMLQCFFSCTQSSIWAMAMERDIAKWRVKWDLNLFSVAYCKKWVQGIVVNGISFWLQLWAVEKKGPFYAAAFTPLILIFTALFSLLLWNEMLYLGSFCGAILLIGGLYCVIWGKNKETQIKENQEKVDAKEEMVV; encoded by the exons ATGGTGTTCGCGTTTGTAAAAGGGCCTCTAGTTAGGTTGATGAAATGCTCAGATTCAATGAATTCTAAGGATTCCAATGAAAAATGGGTGCAGGGTTGCATGCTTATGCTTCTAGCCAACTTTATTTGGGCATCATGGTTTGTCATGCag GCACCTCTAGTGAAGCAGTATCCATCGAAATTTCGACTGATAATGTTGCAGTGCTTTTTTAGCTGCACACAATCATCAATTTGGGCAATGGCTATGGAGAGGGACATAGCAAAGTGGCGAGTTAAATGGGATCTCAATCTTTTCTCTGTCGCATATTGT AAAAAATGGGTGCAGGGAATAGTAGTGAATGGAATAAGCTTCTGGCTGCAGCTGTGGGCTGTGGAGAAGAAAGGGCCATTTTATGCAGCTGCATTCACTCCTTTGATTCTCATCTTCACAgctctcttctctcttttattaTGGAATGAGATGCTCTATCTTGGAAG TTTTTGTGGAGCGATATTGCTGATAGGGGGATTGTATTGCGTCATTTGGGGGAAGAATAAGGAAAcccaaatcaaagaaaatcaagaaaaagttGATGCAAAAGAGGAAATGGTGGTGTAG